The following DNA comes from Leptospira stimsonii.
TATTCGTTCGGTTTTACGGATCTCGCTATTCAAGATGTGGACTTCTATTACGGTGGATTGAGACCTTTGGTGGAGGATCCAAGTGAAACCACTTCCACGTACAACGCTTCACGCAAGACTGAAATCTTCGATCATAAAGACGCTGGCTTTCCGGGCTTCTTTACCGCGATGGGAGGAAAATATACTACGAGTCGAGCGGTAGGAGAAGCCGTCGTCGATAAGGTAGCGGACTATCTTCCCGGAAACTTTCGAGAATGTGAAACGGAAGTGATTCCACCTGCGACAGGGGATTACTCCGATCTTCCTACTTTGATTCAAGATTTGAGTCGAAAATTTCCGAAGCTCAGAGGAGAGTTGGTCGAGATCGTCGCCAATCGGTACGGATCGCAGGCCTATTCCATTCTTTCTAAGAGCGGTGGTCAGGAAGAATTTTATACTTTGCAGAACGGGGAAAAGTTTTTTGAAAGCGAGTTGAGATTTATCGCCGGTAGGGAAGACATCCGTTTTGCGACCGACTTCTTCTTTCATCGATCTGGCGTCGGGGTACCTGGGCTTCCTGAGGAAAAAGAGTTGAATCGATTGCTTCGTTCCTTAGGAAAACATCTAAAATGGAATTCGACTAGAATTCAGAAAGAAACGAAGGCGGTCCTCGATCGTTATAAGATTTTTTGAATTTAGAATGTGAAGGAGTTGGAAAGGATCACCGCCATAAAATCTTTGATCACTTCCGAAGTGTCTCCCAGGCTGATCGCATCCCCGTCTACGATTCTCTGAACGACGGTTCCTAAGATGACACTGATCAAAATCCGATTTAAGGTCGGGTTTGTCACTCCTAAGTGTTTCGTGATGATATTGACGTATTCCTTCATCGCATCTGCGATCAGAACCTTTTCCTCTTCGTGGTTTTTGAGTCTCGAAACATCGCAGATGATATACAAAAGATTTTGAAAATAAGATTCCCGCGCTTGGATCATCTGAAACAAAGACTCGACTCTTGTTTCCAGTGTTTGTCCGGGATTACCTTTGGAATAAAGTTGTAATTCTTCTATGTCTTTGTTGAGGACGAACTTCACCAATTCCTTAAAAATATCCTCTTTGGTCGCGAAGTAGTGATAGAGAGTTCCTGTGGATACGTCCAACTCGGTCGCAATCTCTCTCATCGATACCGCAGAATATCCCCTTCTTGCAAGGATATCCACACACTTGGATAGAATTTCTATTTTGTATTTCTCATGATTGACTATCTTTGGCATCGGAAACCCTCGACCTATATTTTATCCACAACTTGTATAACTTGATGTTGGAACCGCCCCTACCGGTCAAGAAGATTGGGCGACGCGGTTCCAAAGAGACTTCGCCTGTAACGTTTAGTATGCGATTTTCAATTTTTGATATACGAAGCCTAAAAGCCATATTGGGCCGATCATCAAAAATTGAACGTCTTTGAAGAACGAAGGTTTTTTACCTTCGATCTTGTGACCTATAAACTGTCCGATCCAGGCGAGAACGAAAATGGTCACGGAAAGATCCACGAGTCCGTATGCGTAGCTACCAATCATTACCGGAAGAACGGTGGATTGAAGGACGACGATCAAATAGATCATCAGCGACGTCAGAACCAACATTCCAAAAGCCAGCGCAGGAGAGAGCCGAATGTAAAACGCAAGAGCTAACACCAGCGAGATGGTTGCGAAGTTCAGATAGGGGACGGAGGCAAAAACGGAAGGAACCGGAATCGACCAAAGAAGACCGATGACGGTAAAGTAAATCAACGGAACGCAGATCCAATGGATATTTTTATTGATCGGATTTCTGTGACTGTCGGCATATTCGCCGAACCAAGTTTCTACGGATTTCATAAAGCAAACACTCCTCTCGGTTAAAAAATTTTAAACGTTCGAAAAAGAATCGCAAGTGTTTTTTATCGAACCCTCTGAATAAAATCCAAAATCTCCTCCTTTCGTTCCTCAGCGTCTTGCTTTCCTAATTCGAAGGTCGCTCGTACTCCGATTGGATTCGTATAATCAAAGGCGCTGATCGAAAGAGGGCGAGAGGGCTTAAAAAGAAAGGTATTCTTTAAAACGGATTCCGACTTTCCCAC
Coding sequences within:
- a CDS encoding TetR/AcrR family transcriptional regulator — encoded protein: MPKIVNHEKYKIEILSKCVDILARRGYSAVSMREIATELDVSTGTLYHYFATKEDIFKELVKFVLNKDIEELQLYSKGNPGQTLETRVESLFQMIQARESYFQNLLYIICDVSRLKNHEEEKVLIADAMKEYVNIITKHLGVTNPTLNRILISVILGTVVQRIVDGDAISLGDTSEVIKDFMAVILSNSFTF
- a CDS encoding DUF962 domain-containing protein → MKSVETWFGEYADSHRNPINKNIHWICVPLIYFTVIGLLWSIPVPSVFASVPYLNFATISLVLALAFYIRLSPALAFGMLVLTSLMIYLIVVLQSTVLPVMIGSYAYGLVDLSVTIFVLAWIGQFIGHKIEGKKPSFFKDVQFLMIGPIWLLGFVYQKLKIAY